Proteins from a genomic interval of Alkalispirochaeta americana:
- the rmuC gene encoding DNA recombination protein RmuC, with amino-acid sequence MIGEEIVLPVFGALVGSVVTAVLVHALAVARGAAIRAELEQLRRRKEELLEERNQERLRKEALALRVSELETRQAADQERLQWLARAETSLRETFESLAGRTLRESTTSLLEQSKVQLTQFSQLLKSDWGARTQELRGVVSPLAEELKKLDHQVRTLEERRQGAYQGLTEQVRTIGEQYRSLHQATTSLDQALRAPQVRGKWGEIQLRRLVEMAGMVDHVDFQEQTGGSEGIRKTPGDRSGTFRGRPDMIIRMPSEGVLPVDAKAPMSAYLDSQEAATPELASQALRRHAQALRGHIQALSQKAYWSQFERTPEFVVMVVPYESGLTAAFTTDPEILEYALANKVIISAPASFLALLQVIAYGWMQVDLSRNAREIAAGGRELLERLQPFASHMNRLGGALHQAVERFNESAGSFERRVLPTARKLQELGAGREAPQALNPLDSRPRTLSEESLPKESSSTEARRQR; translated from the coding sequence ATGATAGGGGAAGAGATAGTCCTGCCCGTTTTCGGCGCTCTCGTCGGTTCGGTGGTAACGGCTGTGCTGGTCCATGCTCTCGCAGTTGCCCGCGGGGCGGCGATACGGGCAGAACTAGAGCAGCTGCGGCGCCGAAAGGAAGAACTCCTGGAGGAGCGAAACCAGGAACGGCTTCGCAAGGAAGCGCTGGCCCTCCGGGTTTCGGAGCTCGAGACCCGCCAGGCAGCCGATCAGGAACGTCTCCAGTGGCTTGCCCGGGCCGAGACCTCCCTGAGGGAGACCTTTGAATCCCTGGCAGGACGAACCCTCCGTGAAAGCACCACCTCGCTTCTGGAGCAAAGCAAGGTTCAGCTGACCCAGTTCTCCCAGCTTCTGAAAAGCGATTGGGGCGCCCGGACTCAGGAGCTTCGGGGGGTGGTGAGCCCCCTGGCGGAGGAGCTGAAGAAACTTGATCACCAGGTACGCACCCTGGAAGAGCGGCGTCAGGGAGCTTATCAGGGACTCACCGAGCAGGTCCGGACGATCGGGGAGCAATACCGTTCGCTACACCAGGCCACGACCTCCCTGGACCAGGCCTTGCGGGCTCCCCAGGTTCGCGGCAAGTGGGGCGAGATCCAGCTTCGGCGGCTGGTAGAAATGGCGGGCATGGTAGATCATGTGGATTTCCAGGAGCAGACCGGGGGCAGCGAGGGGATTCGAAAAACCCCGGGGGACCGATCCGGGACGTTCCGGGGCCGTCCGGATATGATTATCCGTATGCCCTCGGAAGGAGTTCTTCCCGTTGACGCCAAGGCTCCCATGAGCGCCTACCTGGATTCCCAGGAAGCGGCCACGCCGGAGCTTGCCTCCCAGGCCCTGCGCCGTCACGCCCAGGCCCTGAGGGGTCACATCCAGGCGCTCTCCCAGAAAGCCTACTGGAGCCAGTTTGAACGGACCCCCGAGTTCGTGGTGATGGTTGTTCCCTATGAAAGCGGTCTCACGGCGGCCTTCACGACAGACCCCGAGATCCTGGAATATGCTCTTGCCAATAAGGTTATTATTTCTGCCCCTGCCAGCTTTCTGGCGCTGTTGCAGGTGATCGCCTACGGCTGGATGCAGGTAGATCTCTCCCGGAACGCCCGGGAGATCGCCGCCGGAGGACGAGAGCTTCTGGAGCGGCTCCAGCCCTTTGCCAGCCATATGAACCGTCTCGGCGGGGCCCTTCACCAGGCGGTGGAACGCTTCAACGAGAGCGCGGGCTCTTTCGAGCGGCGCGTTCTTCCCACGGCCCGGAAACTTCAGGAGTTGGGAGCGGGCCGCGAGGCTCCCCAGGCACTCAACCCTCTTGATTCCCGTCCCCGCACACTCTCTGAGGAGTCTCTTCCAAAGGAGTCTTCGTCCACAGAAGCCCGCAGGCAGCGTTAA
- a CDS encoding DUF4139 domain-containing protein: protein MIRRSSLFGGPGLVGHLGLALALLLFQGGIVSLAALPLRSVTLLTSGVGEFVHRGTVSGSGTITFTVAREEMSDFLRSLTLIDHDGGTLDLAEYPTGSDQELQDVHRLADLLRQLRGTPLEVVLRRDEPGEAAPAPVEGLLIGSHMTDSNDGTILIARDRTFREIPLSRVELLRCTDPAMQESLDAALAALTRTALEKDLREVSLNYSGRGRRTLEIRYLREMPLWNTTYRIVLDPGNRRGLLQGWAHIDNTTDLDWDEVELTLTAANPRTYRFDLYRPRYINRPLFGAPDEPLLSRTARSADRLAFAAAPPEMSREELLTGMTFTLPGPVTIPRGRSMMVPIVNTRVAAEPIRQVSPDQNHRRPEAAVRFTNESSDLLPPGPLTVYEGQRYVGDGAIPLLPARGEAIVTYALDPHLEVLSRSGSPEEELSTLSLAEGILIAERRARLRTTYEVRSLGVDAGGPDTPIVVSHRRRKGWEVIAPADHTLQGEVALVPLRGSSVTVVEEQIREQRYALTDLDQEMLGYFSSNRLIDPTVRRTLQNISSLRSSLEEHRRTRQVQEARREEIFADQQRISTNMAQLERNTSLYREYTRSLTHQEEELRRLRDTLQEARQGEARARDALRDYLQTLGADL, encoded by the coding sequence ATGATACGACGATCATCGCTTTTCGGCGGTCCCGGCCTGGTGGGACACCTCGGTCTGGCCCTGGCCCTACTCCTCTTCCAGGGAGGCATCGTTTCCCTGGCCGCCCTTCCCCTCAGGTCAGTAACGCTTCTTACCAGCGGCGTGGGAGAGTTCGTTCACCGGGGAACGGTCTCGGGTTCGGGAACGATCACCTTTACTGTTGCCCGGGAAGAGATGAGCGATTTTCTGCGCTCCCTCACCCTGATTGACCACGACGGCGGAACCCTGGATCTGGCAGAATACCCCACGGGAAGCGACCAGGAGCTTCAGGACGTTCACCGCCTGGCTGATCTGTTGCGCCAGCTCCGGGGCACACCCCTGGAGGTCGTCTTGCGCCGGGACGAGCCCGGTGAAGCTGCACCCGCTCCGGTAGAGGGCCTCCTGATCGGCTCCCACATGACCGATTCCAATGACGGAACGATCCTGATTGCCCGGGACCGGACCTTCCGGGAGATACCCCTCTCCCGGGTGGAGCTCCTTCGATGTACCGACCCGGCCATGCAGGAATCGCTTGATGCGGCTCTAGCCGCGCTTACCCGGACCGCCCTGGAAAAAGACCTCCGGGAGGTCTCTCTGAACTACTCAGGCCGGGGCCGACGAACTCTGGAGATCCGCTATCTCCGGGAGATGCCCCTCTGGAACACAACGTACCGGATCGTCCTGGACCCGGGGAACCGTCGGGGACTCCTGCAAGGGTGGGCCCACATTGATAACACCACCGACCTGGACTGGGATGAGGTGGAACTGACCCTCACTGCAGCCAACCCCAGGACCTACCGATTTGATCTCTACCGGCCCCGCTATATCAACCGGCCTCTCTTTGGAGCCCCCGACGAACCCTTGCTCTCCCGGACGGCCCGGAGCGCCGACCGCCTGGCCTTCGCAGCAGCGCCGCCGGAGATGTCCCGGGAAGAGTTGCTCACGGGGATGACCTTTACCCTGCCTGGCCCGGTGACGATTCCCCGGGGACGTTCCATGATGGTTCCAATTGTGAACACCAGGGTGGCGGCAGAGCCAATCCGCCAGGTTTCGCCTGATCAGAACCATCGACGTCCCGAGGCAGCCGTGCGCTTCACCAACGAGAGCAGTGACCTCCTTCCTCCGGGCCCTCTTACGGTCTACGAGGGCCAGCGCTATGTGGGAGACGGCGCGATTCCGCTTCTGCCTGCCCGGGGAGAGGCGATCGTGACCTACGCCCTGGACCCCCACCTGGAAGTTCTTTCCAGGTCCGGCAGCCCGGAAGAAGAACTGTCCACCCTCAGCCTGGCCGAGGGTATCCTGATCGCCGAGCGGCGGGCACGACTGCGCACCACCTACGAGGTTCGTTCCCTGGGTGTGGATGCAGGCGGTCCCGACACGCCTATCGTGGTTTCTCACCGACGGAGAAAGGGCTGGGAGGTGATCGCTCCCGCCGACCATACCCTTCAGGGGGAGGTTGCCCTGGTGCCCCTGCGGGGTAGCTCCGTCACGGTGGTGGAGGAACAGATACGGGAACAGCGGTACGCCCTGACGGACCTTGATCAGGAGATGCTGGGCTACTTCAGCAGCAACCGCCTCATCGACCCTACGGTGCGCCGAACCCTCCAGAATATCTCCTCTTTGCGAAGCTCCCTGGAGGAACACCGCCGAACCCGGCAGGTCCAGGAAGCACGCCGGGAGGAGATCTTCGCTGACCAGCAGCGCATCAGCACCAACATGGCCCAACTGGAGCGAAACACCTCCCTCTACCGGGAGTATACCCGGTCCCTGACGCATCAGGAGGAAGAACTCCGGCGGCTCCGGGATACCCTTCAGGAGGCCCGCCAGGGAGAGGCTCGTGCCCGGGACGCCTTGCGTGATTACCTCCAGACCCTGGGTGCAGACCTTTGA
- a CDS encoding heavy-metal-associated domain-containing protein, translating into MGLFGLSRGSVEYRVPAMNCGHCEAKITGAVRGVAGVKKARASAPEKRLVLEYRGDTAPDLAAVNAVLKPLGFEAQPVQEQ; encoded by the coding sequence ATGGGATTATTCGGATTATCCCGGGGTTCGGTGGAATACCGGGTTCCGGCCATGAATTGCGGGCACTGTGAAGCAAAGATTACCGGTGCAGTCCGGGGAGTTGCGGGGGTAAAGAAAGCCCGGGCCTCGGCGCCTGAAAAACGGCTCGTTCTGGAGTATCGCGGAGATACCGCTCCCGATCTGGCCGCGGTGAACGCCGTGCTGAAACCGCTCGGTTTCGAGGCGCAGCCAGTCCAGGAGCAGTAG
- the rlmN gene encoding 23S rRNA (adenine(2503)-C(2))-methyltransferase RlmN yields MSQSSSPPRSLLGMSPEDLREAVSALGHQPYRADQICQWIYRQGARSLEEMKNLPGTLRQALAETLPLDVVPPARVLQSADGTKKYLFPVAGGAVEAALIPDGERSTLCLSTQVGCRRACSFCQTGRQGFQGNLTVSEILNQYHSIPERSQITNIVFMGMGEPLDNSDATFQALDRFTDPQGYGLSARRITLSTVGIHPQLEEFFARSPVELAISLHNPFPRERQKIMPVERDNPIEETLRLIRRDRQDRTRRISFEYTLLEGFNDTPAHVEGLAKLLNGLRLRINLIPYHTIEGSPLRPTSAEGIEKFSRELQNKGMATFVRRSRGEDINAACGLLWTKTPLEETPQRVCGDGNQEG; encoded by the coding sequence ATGAGTCAATCCAGTTCTCCTCCCCGCTCATTGCTGGGAATGTCTCCGGAAGATCTGCGGGAGGCCGTGTCCGCCCTGGGACACCAACCCTACCGGGCAGATCAAATATGCCAGTGGATCTATCGCCAGGGCGCCCGGTCGCTGGAAGAGATGAAGAACCTCCCCGGAACACTCCGCCAGGCCCTTGCGGAAACCCTTCCCCTGGACGTGGTTCCTCCGGCCCGGGTTCTCCAGTCTGCCGACGGAACAAAAAAATACCTTTTCCCCGTTGCGGGCGGTGCCGTGGAGGCAGCTCTCATTCCTGATGGAGAGCGCTCTACTCTCTGCCTTTCCACCCAGGTGGGGTGCCGCCGGGCCTGTTCCTTCTGCCAGACGGGACGCCAGGGATTTCAGGGAAATCTCACCGTTTCGGAAATACTGAACCAGTATCACTCGATCCCCGAACGGAGCCAGATCACCAATATCGTGTTCATGGGGATGGGAGAACCTCTGGATAACAGCGACGCCACCTTCCAGGCTCTGGACCGGTTCACAGACCCCCAGGGGTACGGCCTGTCGGCACGGAGAATCACCCTCTCCACCGTGGGGATTCACCCCCAACTGGAGGAGTTTTTTGCCCGATCCCCGGTGGAACTCGCCATAAGCCTCCACAATCCCTTTCCCCGGGAGCGTCAGAAAATCATGCCGGTAGAACGCGATAACCCCATCGAAGAGACGCTCCGCCTGATCCGTCGAGACCGCCAGGATCGAACCAGAAGAATTTCCTTCGAATATACGCTCCTGGAGGGTTTCAACGACACCCCGGCCCACGTGGAGGGCCTCGCCAAACTGCTGAACGGACTCAGGCTCCGGATCAACCTTATCCCCTACCACACCATCGAGGGATCTCCCCTGCGGCCGACATCTGCCGAAGGAATAGAGAAGTTTTCCCGGGAACTTCAAAACAAGGGAATGGCAACCTTCGTCCGCCGCTCCCGAGGCGAAGATATTAACGCTGCCTGCGGGCTTCTGTGGACGAAGACTCCTTTGGAAGAGACTCCTCAGAGAGTGTGCGGGGACGGGAATCAAGAGGGTTGA
- a CDS encoding AzlC family ABC transporter permease, with product MAQSTNAPNQMHHSSSLSLFFSGAASALPIATGYIPVAITFGILVVNSGLSFLDAVLASALAFAGAAQFMAVGMYAGAISAAGVPLGGLSLAAGIQIVFAGWLLNLRHLLMSSVVAPNVAGSPSLPRRSLLAFGLTDEVFGVATWRIARDGPVSSAFLLGLELAAYSAWVGGTALGASLGEILAPSLRAAMGLALYALFAALLAGQFRARRRRPGPVAVAALCGATMNVFLRGPLALGPGSAFPIAMTVGALAGWAVTLMAEPVSLKEESSP from the coding sequence ATGGCCCAAAGTACAAATGCCCCGAACCAGATGCACCACTCATCGTCCCTGAGTCTTTTCTTCTCGGGAGCCGCTTCGGCGCTTCCCATCGCCACAGGCTATATTCCCGTGGCGATCACCTTCGGTATTCTGGTCGTCAACAGCGGGCTTTCCTTTCTGGATGCGGTGCTGGCTTCGGCGCTGGCCTTTGCCGGAGCGGCCCAGTTTATGGCTGTGGGAATGTACGCGGGAGCGATCTCTGCAGCGGGAGTCCCCCTGGGGGGACTTTCCCTGGCAGCGGGCATCCAGATCGTTTTTGCCGGGTGGCTTCTGAATCTGCGCCATCTTCTGATGAGTTCCGTGGTGGCTCCCAACGTGGCAGGTTCCCCCTCTCTTCCCCGGCGCAGCCTCCTGGCCTTCGGCCTTACCGACGAGGTTTTCGGGGTGGCCACCTGGCGAATCGCCCGGGATGGTCCGGTCAGCTCGGCCTTTCTTCTGGGGCTGGAGCTGGCGGCCTATTCCGCCTGGGTGGGAGGGACTGCTCTGGGAGCGTCTCTGGGCGAAATCCTTGCGCCTTCCCTGCGGGCGGCCATGGGACTTGCTCTCTACGCGCTCTTTGCGGCTCTCCTGGCGGGGCAGTTTCGCGCCCGCCGCCGCCGACCAGGGCCTGTCGCCGTGGCAGCCCTCTGCGGAGCAACGATGAATGTTTTTTTACGAGGCCCCCTGGCGCTTGGTCCCGGCTCGGCCTTTCCCATCGCCATGACCGTGGGTGCCCTGGCGGGGTGGGCCGTCACGCTCATGGCGGAGCCCGTCTCGCTGAAGGAGGAATCTTCGCCATGA
- a CDS encoding class I SAM-dependent methyltransferase has product MSRTSGEHRFTGDLAQEYELITLAYPDFEAFQHQMIEGIDFSSAGTDRDVPFHLLEIGTGDGFTTTRLVQAMLEAPGAGLITSIDNDPNQLHKAQEHLREATKGGHVHLRESDALAYLQDSPDESFDVVATAFTLHNLEAGYRREVERQIFRILRPGGLFTNADKYAPRGQEQFDALAYQIERFFQAFVPRGKLEILQKWVLHNISDQSPRYAMFADETVSHLEAIGFKGVEISHRSHMQAVLRARVP; this is encoded by the coding sequence ATGAGCAGAACAAGCGGTGAACATCGGTTCACGGGCGATCTCGCCCAAGAGTACGAGTTAATCACCCTGGCGTACCCCGATTTTGAGGCCTTCCAGCATCAGATGATCGAGGGTATCGATTTCAGCTCCGCCGGGACAGATCGGGATGTGCCCTTCCATCTCCTGGAGATCGGCACCGGCGACGGCTTTACCACCACCCGCCTGGTTCAGGCGATGCTGGAGGCCCCCGGGGCAGGGCTGATCACCAGCATCGACAACGATCCGAACCAGCTCCACAAGGCCCAGGAACACCTGCGGGAGGCAACCAAAGGCGGCCATGTCCACCTCCGGGAGTCCGACGCCCTGGCGTATCTCCAGGATTCTCCCGACGAGAGCTTCGACGTGGTGGCCACGGCCTTCACCCTGCACAACCTGGAGGCGGGCTACCGAAGGGAGGTGGAACGCCAGATCTTCCGGATTTTGCGCCCGGGGGGGCTCTTCACCAACGCTGACAAATACGCCCCACGGGGACAGGAACAGTTCGACGCTCTGGCATACCAGATAGAACGCTTCTTCCAGGCGTTCGTACCCCGGGGGAAGCTGGAGATTCTTCAAAAATGGGTCTTGCACAACATCTCGGATCAGTCACCACGGTACGCCATGTTTGCCGACGAGACCGTCTCCCACCTTGAAGCGATTGGCTTCAAGGGTGTCGAGATCAGCCACCGCTCCCATATGCAGGCGGTCTTGCGCGCACGCGTCCCCTGA
- a CDS encoding OsmC family protein, giving the protein MSDITFSVTATAASPTRTDVEARNFSLVLDEPPSLGGTDSGPNPVEYELASLAGCLNVTGHVVAREMGITIESLTMTLSGALNPARFMGQSDADRAGFKGITVDMKVSSSADAATLEKWRDTVESRCPVSDNLVNGTTVAIRVAP; this is encoded by the coding sequence ATGAGTGATATAACATTTTCTGTAACGGCCACAGCGGCCTCTCCTACGCGGACCGATGTGGAGGCACGTAATTTCTCGCTTGTTCTGGACGAACCCCCCTCGCTGGGAGGGACCGATTCAGGCCCCAACCCGGTGGAGTACGAACTTGCCTCCCTGGCGGGATGCCTGAACGTAACGGGCCACGTCGTTGCCCGGGAGATGGGCATAACCATCGAGAGCCTCACCATGACGCTTTCGGGAGCGCTGAATCCGGCCAGGTTTATGGGCCAGAGCGACGCCGACCGGGCCGGCTTCAAGGGGATCACCGTGGACATGAAGGTCTCTTCCAGCGCCGATGCAGCGACCCTGGAGAAGTGGCGAGACACCGTAGAATCCCGCTGTCCCGTGAGCGACAACCTGGTCAACGGCACAACCGTGGCGATCCGGGTCGCTCCGTAA
- a CDS encoding AzlD domain-containing protein — translation MTNITLPWILVCLGIFLGTYLGRALPFWFSRMESLPEGVKRFLEVVPAAALGALLFPDSFLGSPAVIAAAVVSLAFLLTLRGVGLTLVVLLTISLAWGGFALLPG, via the coding sequence ATGACAAACATAACGCTTCCCTGGATTCTTGTGTGCCTTGGCATATTTCTGGGTACCTACCTGGGCCGGGCTTTGCCCTTCTGGTTCTCCCGGATGGAATCGCTTCCGGAGGGAGTGAAGCGTTTCCTCGAGGTGGTTCCTGCGGCCGCGCTTGGGGCTCTTTTGTTTCCCGATTCCTTTCTGGGAAGTCCCGCCGTGATCGCCGCCGCCGTGGTTTCCCTGGCGTTCCTGCTGACCCTGCGGGGTGTGGGGCTCACCCTGGTGGTGCTGCTCACAATCAGCCTTGCCTGGGGGGGCTTTGCCCTCCTGCCGGGGTGA